In one Alnus glutinosa chromosome 12, dhAlnGlut1.1, whole genome shotgun sequence genomic region, the following are encoded:
- the LOC133851183 gene encoding uncharacterized protein LOC133851183 isoform X1, which yields MAEDDEDESFGDFHFASFPNLTVHSVPTPISVRNSSSSDSWGEFIATPKSNLSGGPADTLSPPPNNSNSKTDHLGPGWVDPVKAQWVKRRGALPLSIFGELEEEEKEEEESGAGESRFGDGGNVFSDNKKGDSERKGSGLNVNDLIANLYGQNQPIKTHNRLNLNSNGSEFNTNMNGFGSDSLKGNVGSDDFDEDDDDGWEFKAAGLESRIGNGDSKVKEEGIFESLRLKVEATAQIDQEIQVEGKGWGNTEGATPTFGFGNGMPGPGNLFLVSNGTSHRSGEWGFGFDFNSSPMTKEDGFISGSVSKSKDNDTANGMYSSAADKKVDSVKDFWEFKDAFPETGSQHKLEDPKVADTSLTATGVEAKIFDGDGVGGSVDLFALSDGVSQNSREWDSGFNFNPSFMKGIIADSYSKGKQNDLISSLSYENVGANKNFWEFKDAFSESGSKHKSEEPKGSDRSPACVEALTYDVNCASNLKDSWVASDGISPNSAELEFGFNFNPTSVTNDDIISESYPKSKQNGLNSSPVDENDESGENFGEFRDALSETGSKHEEEYKVADYSPDGVEAPAFSDEIQRNEVRSENHREPLPMAIFSDRNLDSDDPFILKDASTVAPASNPSNSVKSPSSNVSINDLISSLYSQAEQNVSVDHIPKASDNGMHSPTTVFKSDSVNIDDDFDEDSWDFKAADSGTRADDQSSDIDLGDSQKKLSTTLELNDCVDFYCKLKDELCSVVLCHLDNLKRAQSTATLSGEEAKAKSLDEEIKEFSEELHKDNLISKEVQSENLSPRDICFSNFLEVLQEPKFQALESEYQLSRRLSLAEKEVRSAIEVLKDVESTLTILKLGSMEEQQYYVSAWSNILSICIEELKHGALIWKQSVQKNIQSQILSEPQGKRYILALGEIYRVVEVLGASAKLYKPWIFLYSGDTNRLVGLLSECYSIWSSSGLEDALESISDHIDFEYDGTIKALLESVNYIHNIDALALQNLVFSGQPMCRLSALTAGTVPGLRLVVWNGEHYFLTLANLWANLISCDSPKLPRISGS from the exons ATGGCGGAGGACGATGAAGACGAGAGCTTCGGGGACTTCCATTTCGCATCGTTCCCAAATCTCACCGTCCATTCCGTTCCCACCCCAATCAGCGTCAGGAATTCCTCCTCCTCCGATTCATGGGGCGAGTTCATCGCCACGCCCAAATCCAACCTCTCCGGTGGTCCAGCAGACACCCTTTCCCCTCCCCCCAACAACTCCAACTCTAAAACCGATCATCTTGGGCCGGGATGGGTTGATCCGGTGAAGGCCCAGTGGGTGAAGCGACGGGGAGCTCTGCCGTTGTCCATATTTGGGGAAttggaagaggaagagaaagaggaggaGGAATCTGGTGCGGGCGAGTCTAGATTTGGTGATGGTGGAAACGTTTTCTCTGACAACAAAAAAGGCGATTCTGAGAGAAAAGGATCGGGTTTGAATGTTAATGATTTGATTGCAAATTTGTATGGCCAGAATCAGCCAATAAAGACCCACAAcaggttgaatttgaattcaaatggaTCTGAGTTTAACACAAATATGAATGGGTTTGGCTCGGATTCGCTCAAAGGGAATGTGGGTTCTGATGATtttgatgaagatgatgatgatgggtgGGAATTCAAGGCTGCGGGACTCGAATCTCGGATCGGAAATGGGGATTCTAAGGTAAAG GAAGAAGGGATTTTTGAATCATTAAGATTGAAAGTGGAAGCAACGGCACAGATAGACCAGGAAATCCAG GTTGAAGGGAAAGGATGGGGAAATACTGAGGGAGCCACGCCTACATTTGGGTTTGGCAATGGTATGCCTGGTCCTGGCAATTTGTTTTTAGTGTCAAATGGGACTTCTCACAGAAGTGGTGAAtggggttttgggtttgatttcaaCTCAAGTCCTATGACTAAAGAAGATGGTTTTATCTCGGGTTCAGTCTCCAAAAGCAAGGACAATGATACTGCAAATGGGATGTACTCTTCTGCAGCTGATAAAAAAGTTGATTCTGTGAAAGATTTTTGGGAATTCAAGGATGCATTTCCAGAAACTGGATCACAGCATAAGTTG GAGGATCCAAAGGTTGCTGATACATCTCTCACTGCCACTGGCGTAGAAGCAAAAATATTTGATGGTGATGGTGTCGGTGGATCTGTTGATTTATTTGCTCTATCAGATGGGGTCTCTCAAAATTCTAGGGAATGGGACTCTGGATTTAATTTTAACCCAAGTTTTATGAAAGGTATCATCGCGGATTCATACTCTAAAGGGAAACAGAATGATTTGATATCATCTCTTTCTTATGAGAATGTCGGTGCCAACAAGAACTTTTGGGAATTTAAGGATGCATTTTCAGAATCTGGATCTAAACATAAATCA GAAGAGCCAAAGGGTTCTGATCGTTCTCCTGCTTGTGTAGAAGCACTTACATATGATGTCAATTGTGCAAGCAATCTTAAAGATTCATGGGTAGCATCAGATGGGATTTCTCCCAATTCTGCAGAATTGGAATTTGGATTTAATTTCAATCCAACTTCTGTGACTAATGATGATATTATCTCTGAGTCTTACCCTAAAAGCAAGCAGAATGGTTTGAATTCCTCTCCAGTTGATGAGAATGATGAATCTGGTGAGAACTTTGGGGAATTCAGGGATGCACTTTCAGAAACCGGATCAAAGCATGAG GAAGAGTACAAGGTTGCTGATTATTCTCCCGATGGTGTAGAAGCACCTGCTTTTAGTGATGAAATCCAG AGGAATGAGGTAAGGTCTGAGAATCACAGAGAACCCTTGCCCATGGCCATTTTCAGTGATAGAAACCTGGATTCTGATGATCCCTTTATCCTTAAAGATGCTTCTACTGTTGCACCCGCCTCCAACCCAAGCAATAGCGTCAAAAGTCCCAGTTCTAATGTATCTATCAATGATCTCATATCAAGTCTGTACAGTCAAGCTGAGCAGAATGTTTCTGTTGATCATATACCAAAAGCAAGTGACAACGGGATGCATTCCCCCACAACAGTGTTTAAATCTGATTCAGTCAACAttgatgatgattttgatgaagATTCCTGGGATTTTAAGGCTGCCGATTCAGGTACCAGAGCTGACGACCAAAGTTCTGATATTGATCTTGGAGATTCACAGAAAAAACTTTCTACCACATTAGAGCTAAATGATTGTGTGGATTTCTATTGCAAATTAAAGGATGAATTGTGCTCAGTTGTACTGTGTCATCTTGATAATCTGAAG AGAGCTCAAAGTACTGCTACTCTTTCTGGTGAAGAGGCAAAAGCAAAATCTCTTGATGAGGAAATCAAG GAATTCTCTGAGGAACTGCACAAAGATAATCTGATCTCTAAAGAAGTGCAGTCAGAGAATCTATCACCAAGAGATATTTGCTTCAGTAATTTTCTAGAAGTTCTGCAGGAACCAAAGTTCCAAGCACTTGAGTCAGAATATCAGTTATCAAGAAGATTGTCATTG gcAGAAAAGGAAGTGAGGTCAGCTATTGAAGTCCTAAAAGATGTGGAATCAACACTAACGATTCTAAAATTGGGATCAATGGAGGAGCAACAATATTATGTTTCGGCATGGTCTAATATACTCTCTATTTGTATCGAAGAGCTGAAACACGGAGCCTTAATTTGGAAGCAGTCAGTACAAAAGAACATACAAAGTCAAATATTATCAGAACCTCAAG GGAAGCGGTATATCCTTGCCCTTGGAGAAATTTACAGAGTAGTTGAAGTTCTTGGAGCCTCAGCCAAGCTTTACAAGCCAtggatatttttatattctggTGATACCAATCGCTTGGTTGGTCTTCTAAGTGAGTGTTATAGTATATGGTCAAGTTCAGGACTTGAAGATGCTCTCGAGAGTATTTCTGATCACATTGATTTTGAGTATGATGGAACTATAAAGGCGCTACTGGAATCTGTCAACTATATTCATAATATCGATGCACTTGCTCTTCAAAACCTTGTTTTCTCTGGACAACCAATGTGTCGATTGTCAGCCTTAACTGCAGGAACTGTGCCAG GCTTGAGACTAGTGGTTTGGAATGGGGAGCACTACTTTCTCACGCTTGCAAACTTGTGGGCAAATCTAATAAGTTGTGATTCTCCTAAGTTGCCACGAATTAGTGGTAGCTGA
- the LOC133852177 gene encoding serine--tRNA ligase yields the protein MLDINLFRVEKGGNPDLIRESQRRRFAKVELVDEVIKIDKEWRQLQFELENLRKDFNKINKQIAQLRIAGEDTSEMIKNTEDNKKSAAEKEAEVREVLKQLNAKLEIIGNLVHDSVPVSDDEANNAVVRSWGEKRLEPKLKNHVELVELLGIADLKKGTDVAGGRGFYLKGDGVRLNQALINFGLDFLEKRGYTALQTPFFMRKDIMAKCAQLAQFDEELYKVTGEGDDKYLIATAEQPLCAYHLDDWIHPSELPIRYAGYSSCFRKEAGSHGRDTLGIFRVHQFEKVEQFCITGPDNGESWAMHEEMIKNSEDFYQTLNLPYQIVAIVSGALNDAASKKYDLEAWFPASQTYRELVSCSNCTDYQSRRLEIRCGQKKNNEQAKKYVHLLNSTLTATERTMCCILENYQREDGVEVPAALREFMGGKSFLPFKNKPASEAKGKKPKA from the exons ATGTTGGACATCAATTTGTTCAGAGTAGAGAAGGGCGGCAATCCTGATCTCATCCGCGAATCTCAACGGCGTCGTTTCGCCAAAGTCGAGCTCGTCGACGAGGTCATCAAGATCGACAAAGAATGGCGTCAac TTCAATTCGAGCTCGAGAATCTTCGCAAGGACTTCAACAAGATCAACAAGCAAATCGCTCAGCTTCGAATT GCGGGTGAAGACACCTCTGAGATGATTAAGAATACAGAGGATAATAAGAAGTCGGCAGCAGAGAAAGAAGCTGAAGTCCGGGAAGTTTTGAAACAATTGAATGCAAAATTGGAAATAATTGGAAATCTCGTTCATGATTCAGTTCCAGTCAGCGACGATGAG GCAAACAATGCAGTGGTCAGATCATGGGGTGAGAAACGGTTGGAGCCAAAACTAAAGAATCATGTTGAGCTTGTTGAGCTCCTCGGTATTGCAGATTTGAAGAAAG GTACTGATGTAGCTGGAGGTAGAGGTTTCTACTTGAAAGGAGATGGTGTGCGTCTTAACCAAGCTCTGATTAACTTTGGTCTTgattttttggagaaaagaggATATACAGCATTGCAGACTCCATTCTTCATGAGAAAAGATATCATGGCAAAGTGTGCTCAACTTGCACAATTTGATGAAGAACTTTACAAG GTGACAGGAGAGGGAGATGACAAATATCTGATTGCTACAGCTGAACAGCCACTCTGTGCGTATCATTTGGATGATTGGATCCATCCTTCTGAGCTGCCCATAAG ATATGCTGGATACTCATCTTGCTTCCGTAAAGAGGCTGGTTCACACGGTCGAGATACTCTGGGAATATTCAGAGTTCATCAGTTTGAGAAGGTGGAGCAGTTTTGCATTACTGGCCCAGATAATGGTGAATCTTGGGCCATGCATGAGGAAATGATCAAAAACTCTGAGGATTTCTACCAGACG CTAAACCTCCCCTATCAAATTGTTGCCATCGTTTCTGGTGCTCTGAATGATGCAGCTTCAAAGAAGTATGATTTGGAAGCATGGTTTCCTGCATCTCAGACTTACAGAGAGCTGGTGTCCTGTTCAAACTGTACAGACTATCAGTCCAGAAGATTGGAAATTCGATGTGGGCAGAAAAAG AACAATGAGCAAGCAAAGAAATATGTCCACCTATTGAACTCTACTCTCACAGCAACAGAGAGAACCATGTGCTGCATTCTTGAGAACTACCAAAGGGAGGATGGTGTTGAGGTACCAGCAGCTTTACGAGAATTTATGGGTGGAAAGTCCTTCCTACCTTTCAAGAACAAACCTGCCAGTGAAGCCAAAGGGAAGAAACCGAAGGcctag
- the LOC133851183 gene encoding uncharacterized protein LOC133851183 isoform X3 codes for MAEDDEDESFGDFHFASFPNLTVHSVPTPISVRNSSSSDSWGEFIATPKSNLSGGPADTLSPPPNNSNSKTDHLGPGWVDPVKAQWVKRRGALPLSIFGELEEEEKEEEESGAGESRFGDGGNVFSDNKKGDSERKGSGLNVNDLIANLYGQNQPIKTHNRLNLNSNGSEFNTNMNGFGSDSLKGNVGSDDFDEDDDDGWEFKAAGLESRIGNGDSKVEGKGWGNTEGATPTFGFGNGMPGPGNLFLVSNGTSHRSGEWGFGFDFNSSPMTKEDGFISGSVSKSKDNDTANGMYSSAADKKVDSVKDFWEFKDAFPETGSQHKLEDPKVADTSLTATGVEAKIFDGDGVGGSVDLFALSDGVSQNSREWDSGFNFNPSFMKGIIADSYSKGKQNDLISSLSYENVGANKNFWEFKDAFSESGSKHKSEEPKGSDRSPACVEALTYDVNCASNLKDSWVASDGISPNSAELEFGFNFNPTSVTNDDIISESYPKSKQNGLNSSPVDENDESGENFGEFRDALSETGSKHEEEYKVADYSPDGVEAPAFSDEIQRNEVRSENHREPLPMAIFSDRNLDSDDPFILKDASTVAPASNPSNSVKSPSSNVSINDLISSLYSQAEQNVSVDHIPKASDNGMHSPTTVFKSDSVNIDDDFDEDSWDFKAADSGTRADDQSSDIDLGDSQKKLSTTLELNDCVDFYCKLKDELCSVVLCHLDNLKRAQSTATLSGEEAKAKSLDEEIKEFSEELHKDNLISKEVQSENLSPRDICFSNFLEVLQEPKFQALESEYQLSRRLSLAEKEVRSAIEVLKDVESTLTILKLGSMEEQQYYVSAWSNILSICIEELKHGALIWKQSVQKNIQSQILSEPQGKRYILALGEIYRVVEVLGASAKLYKPWIFLYSGDTNRLVGLLSECYSIWSSSGLEDALESISDHIDFEYDGTIKALLESVNYIHNIDALALQNLVFSGQPMCRLSALTAGTVPGLRLVVWNGEHYFLTLANLWANLISCDSPKLPRISGS; via the exons ATGGCGGAGGACGATGAAGACGAGAGCTTCGGGGACTTCCATTTCGCATCGTTCCCAAATCTCACCGTCCATTCCGTTCCCACCCCAATCAGCGTCAGGAATTCCTCCTCCTCCGATTCATGGGGCGAGTTCATCGCCACGCCCAAATCCAACCTCTCCGGTGGTCCAGCAGACACCCTTTCCCCTCCCCCCAACAACTCCAACTCTAAAACCGATCATCTTGGGCCGGGATGGGTTGATCCGGTGAAGGCCCAGTGGGTGAAGCGACGGGGAGCTCTGCCGTTGTCCATATTTGGGGAAttggaagaggaagagaaagaggaggaGGAATCTGGTGCGGGCGAGTCTAGATTTGGTGATGGTGGAAACGTTTTCTCTGACAACAAAAAAGGCGATTCTGAGAGAAAAGGATCGGGTTTGAATGTTAATGATTTGATTGCAAATTTGTATGGCCAGAATCAGCCAATAAAGACCCACAAcaggttgaatttgaattcaaatggaTCTGAGTTTAACACAAATATGAATGGGTTTGGCTCGGATTCGCTCAAAGGGAATGTGGGTTCTGATGATtttgatgaagatgatgatgatgggtgGGAATTCAAGGCTGCGGGACTCGAATCTCGGATCGGAAATGGGGATTCTAAG GTTGAAGGGAAAGGATGGGGAAATACTGAGGGAGCCACGCCTACATTTGGGTTTGGCAATGGTATGCCTGGTCCTGGCAATTTGTTTTTAGTGTCAAATGGGACTTCTCACAGAAGTGGTGAAtggggttttgggtttgatttcaaCTCAAGTCCTATGACTAAAGAAGATGGTTTTATCTCGGGTTCAGTCTCCAAAAGCAAGGACAATGATACTGCAAATGGGATGTACTCTTCTGCAGCTGATAAAAAAGTTGATTCTGTGAAAGATTTTTGGGAATTCAAGGATGCATTTCCAGAAACTGGATCACAGCATAAGTTG GAGGATCCAAAGGTTGCTGATACATCTCTCACTGCCACTGGCGTAGAAGCAAAAATATTTGATGGTGATGGTGTCGGTGGATCTGTTGATTTATTTGCTCTATCAGATGGGGTCTCTCAAAATTCTAGGGAATGGGACTCTGGATTTAATTTTAACCCAAGTTTTATGAAAGGTATCATCGCGGATTCATACTCTAAAGGGAAACAGAATGATTTGATATCATCTCTTTCTTATGAGAATGTCGGTGCCAACAAGAACTTTTGGGAATTTAAGGATGCATTTTCAGAATCTGGATCTAAACATAAATCA GAAGAGCCAAAGGGTTCTGATCGTTCTCCTGCTTGTGTAGAAGCACTTACATATGATGTCAATTGTGCAAGCAATCTTAAAGATTCATGGGTAGCATCAGATGGGATTTCTCCCAATTCTGCAGAATTGGAATTTGGATTTAATTTCAATCCAACTTCTGTGACTAATGATGATATTATCTCTGAGTCTTACCCTAAAAGCAAGCAGAATGGTTTGAATTCCTCTCCAGTTGATGAGAATGATGAATCTGGTGAGAACTTTGGGGAATTCAGGGATGCACTTTCAGAAACCGGATCAAAGCATGAG GAAGAGTACAAGGTTGCTGATTATTCTCCCGATGGTGTAGAAGCACCTGCTTTTAGTGATGAAATCCAG AGGAATGAGGTAAGGTCTGAGAATCACAGAGAACCCTTGCCCATGGCCATTTTCAGTGATAGAAACCTGGATTCTGATGATCCCTTTATCCTTAAAGATGCTTCTACTGTTGCACCCGCCTCCAACCCAAGCAATAGCGTCAAAAGTCCCAGTTCTAATGTATCTATCAATGATCTCATATCAAGTCTGTACAGTCAAGCTGAGCAGAATGTTTCTGTTGATCATATACCAAAAGCAAGTGACAACGGGATGCATTCCCCCACAACAGTGTTTAAATCTGATTCAGTCAACAttgatgatgattttgatgaagATTCCTGGGATTTTAAGGCTGCCGATTCAGGTACCAGAGCTGACGACCAAAGTTCTGATATTGATCTTGGAGATTCACAGAAAAAACTTTCTACCACATTAGAGCTAAATGATTGTGTGGATTTCTATTGCAAATTAAAGGATGAATTGTGCTCAGTTGTACTGTGTCATCTTGATAATCTGAAG AGAGCTCAAAGTACTGCTACTCTTTCTGGTGAAGAGGCAAAAGCAAAATCTCTTGATGAGGAAATCAAG GAATTCTCTGAGGAACTGCACAAAGATAATCTGATCTCTAAAGAAGTGCAGTCAGAGAATCTATCACCAAGAGATATTTGCTTCAGTAATTTTCTAGAAGTTCTGCAGGAACCAAAGTTCCAAGCACTTGAGTCAGAATATCAGTTATCAAGAAGATTGTCATTG gcAGAAAAGGAAGTGAGGTCAGCTATTGAAGTCCTAAAAGATGTGGAATCAACACTAACGATTCTAAAATTGGGATCAATGGAGGAGCAACAATATTATGTTTCGGCATGGTCTAATATACTCTCTATTTGTATCGAAGAGCTGAAACACGGAGCCTTAATTTGGAAGCAGTCAGTACAAAAGAACATACAAAGTCAAATATTATCAGAACCTCAAG GGAAGCGGTATATCCTTGCCCTTGGAGAAATTTACAGAGTAGTTGAAGTTCTTGGAGCCTCAGCCAAGCTTTACAAGCCAtggatatttttatattctggTGATACCAATCGCTTGGTTGGTCTTCTAAGTGAGTGTTATAGTATATGGTCAAGTTCAGGACTTGAAGATGCTCTCGAGAGTATTTCTGATCACATTGATTTTGAGTATGATGGAACTATAAAGGCGCTACTGGAATCTGTCAACTATATTCATAATATCGATGCACTTGCTCTTCAAAACCTTGTTTTCTCTGGACAACCAATGTGTCGATTGTCAGCCTTAACTGCAGGAACTGTGCCAG GCTTGAGACTAGTGGTTTGGAATGGGGAGCACTACTTTCTCACGCTTGCAAACTTGTGGGCAAATCTAATAAGTTGTGATTCTCCTAAGTTGCCACGAATTAGTGGTAGCTGA
- the LOC133851183 gene encoding uncharacterized protein LOC133851183 isoform X2: MAEDDEDESFGDFHFASFPNLTVHSVPTPISVRNSSSSDSWGEFIATPKSNLSGGPADTLSPPPNNSNSKTDHLGPGWVDPVKAQWVKRRGALPLSIFGELEEEEKEEEESGAGESRFGDGGNVFSDNKKGDSERKGSGLNVNDLIANLYGQNQPIKTHNRLNLNSNGSEFNTNMNGFGSDSLKGNVGSDDFDEDDDDGWEFKAAGLESRIGNGDSKEEGIFESLRLKVEATAQIDQEIQVEGKGWGNTEGATPTFGFGNGMPGPGNLFLVSNGTSHRSGEWGFGFDFNSSPMTKEDGFISGSVSKSKDNDTANGMYSSAADKKVDSVKDFWEFKDAFPETGSQHKLEDPKVADTSLTATGVEAKIFDGDGVGGSVDLFALSDGVSQNSREWDSGFNFNPSFMKGIIADSYSKGKQNDLISSLSYENVGANKNFWEFKDAFSESGSKHKSEEPKGSDRSPACVEALTYDVNCASNLKDSWVASDGISPNSAELEFGFNFNPTSVTNDDIISESYPKSKQNGLNSSPVDENDESGENFGEFRDALSETGSKHEEEYKVADYSPDGVEAPAFSDEIQRNEVRSENHREPLPMAIFSDRNLDSDDPFILKDASTVAPASNPSNSVKSPSSNVSINDLISSLYSQAEQNVSVDHIPKASDNGMHSPTTVFKSDSVNIDDDFDEDSWDFKAADSGTRADDQSSDIDLGDSQKKLSTTLELNDCVDFYCKLKDELCSVVLCHLDNLKRAQSTATLSGEEAKAKSLDEEIKEFSEELHKDNLISKEVQSENLSPRDICFSNFLEVLQEPKFQALESEYQLSRRLSLAEKEVRSAIEVLKDVESTLTILKLGSMEEQQYYVSAWSNILSICIEELKHGALIWKQSVQKNIQSQILSEPQGKRYILALGEIYRVVEVLGASAKLYKPWIFLYSGDTNRLVGLLSECYSIWSSSGLEDALESISDHIDFEYDGTIKALLESVNYIHNIDALALQNLVFSGQPMCRLSALTAGTVPGLRLVVWNGEHYFLTLANLWANLISCDSPKLPRISGS, from the exons ATGGCGGAGGACGATGAAGACGAGAGCTTCGGGGACTTCCATTTCGCATCGTTCCCAAATCTCACCGTCCATTCCGTTCCCACCCCAATCAGCGTCAGGAATTCCTCCTCCTCCGATTCATGGGGCGAGTTCATCGCCACGCCCAAATCCAACCTCTCCGGTGGTCCAGCAGACACCCTTTCCCCTCCCCCCAACAACTCCAACTCTAAAACCGATCATCTTGGGCCGGGATGGGTTGATCCGGTGAAGGCCCAGTGGGTGAAGCGACGGGGAGCTCTGCCGTTGTCCATATTTGGGGAAttggaagaggaagagaaagaggaggaGGAATCTGGTGCGGGCGAGTCTAGATTTGGTGATGGTGGAAACGTTTTCTCTGACAACAAAAAAGGCGATTCTGAGAGAAAAGGATCGGGTTTGAATGTTAATGATTTGATTGCAAATTTGTATGGCCAGAATCAGCCAATAAAGACCCACAAcaggttgaatttgaattcaaatggaTCTGAGTTTAACACAAATATGAATGGGTTTGGCTCGGATTCGCTCAAAGGGAATGTGGGTTCTGATGATtttgatgaagatgatgatgatgggtgGGAATTCAAGGCTGCGGGACTCGAATCTCGGATCGGAAATGGGGATTCTAAG GAAGAAGGGATTTTTGAATCATTAAGATTGAAAGTGGAAGCAACGGCACAGATAGACCAGGAAATCCAG GTTGAAGGGAAAGGATGGGGAAATACTGAGGGAGCCACGCCTACATTTGGGTTTGGCAATGGTATGCCTGGTCCTGGCAATTTGTTTTTAGTGTCAAATGGGACTTCTCACAGAAGTGGTGAAtggggttttgggtttgatttcaaCTCAAGTCCTATGACTAAAGAAGATGGTTTTATCTCGGGTTCAGTCTCCAAAAGCAAGGACAATGATACTGCAAATGGGATGTACTCTTCTGCAGCTGATAAAAAAGTTGATTCTGTGAAAGATTTTTGGGAATTCAAGGATGCATTTCCAGAAACTGGATCACAGCATAAGTTG GAGGATCCAAAGGTTGCTGATACATCTCTCACTGCCACTGGCGTAGAAGCAAAAATATTTGATGGTGATGGTGTCGGTGGATCTGTTGATTTATTTGCTCTATCAGATGGGGTCTCTCAAAATTCTAGGGAATGGGACTCTGGATTTAATTTTAACCCAAGTTTTATGAAAGGTATCATCGCGGATTCATACTCTAAAGGGAAACAGAATGATTTGATATCATCTCTTTCTTATGAGAATGTCGGTGCCAACAAGAACTTTTGGGAATTTAAGGATGCATTTTCAGAATCTGGATCTAAACATAAATCA GAAGAGCCAAAGGGTTCTGATCGTTCTCCTGCTTGTGTAGAAGCACTTACATATGATGTCAATTGTGCAAGCAATCTTAAAGATTCATGGGTAGCATCAGATGGGATTTCTCCCAATTCTGCAGAATTGGAATTTGGATTTAATTTCAATCCAACTTCTGTGACTAATGATGATATTATCTCTGAGTCTTACCCTAAAAGCAAGCAGAATGGTTTGAATTCCTCTCCAGTTGATGAGAATGATGAATCTGGTGAGAACTTTGGGGAATTCAGGGATGCACTTTCAGAAACCGGATCAAAGCATGAG GAAGAGTACAAGGTTGCTGATTATTCTCCCGATGGTGTAGAAGCACCTGCTTTTAGTGATGAAATCCAG AGGAATGAGGTAAGGTCTGAGAATCACAGAGAACCCTTGCCCATGGCCATTTTCAGTGATAGAAACCTGGATTCTGATGATCCCTTTATCCTTAAAGATGCTTCTACTGTTGCACCCGCCTCCAACCCAAGCAATAGCGTCAAAAGTCCCAGTTCTAATGTATCTATCAATGATCTCATATCAAGTCTGTACAGTCAAGCTGAGCAGAATGTTTCTGTTGATCATATACCAAAAGCAAGTGACAACGGGATGCATTCCCCCACAACAGTGTTTAAATCTGATTCAGTCAACAttgatgatgattttgatgaagATTCCTGGGATTTTAAGGCTGCCGATTCAGGTACCAGAGCTGACGACCAAAGTTCTGATATTGATCTTGGAGATTCACAGAAAAAACTTTCTACCACATTAGAGCTAAATGATTGTGTGGATTTCTATTGCAAATTAAAGGATGAATTGTGCTCAGTTGTACTGTGTCATCTTGATAATCTGAAG AGAGCTCAAAGTACTGCTACTCTTTCTGGTGAAGAGGCAAAAGCAAAATCTCTTGATGAGGAAATCAAG GAATTCTCTGAGGAACTGCACAAAGATAATCTGATCTCTAAAGAAGTGCAGTCAGAGAATCTATCACCAAGAGATATTTGCTTCAGTAATTTTCTAGAAGTTCTGCAGGAACCAAAGTTCCAAGCACTTGAGTCAGAATATCAGTTATCAAGAAGATTGTCATTG gcAGAAAAGGAAGTGAGGTCAGCTATTGAAGTCCTAAAAGATGTGGAATCAACACTAACGATTCTAAAATTGGGATCAATGGAGGAGCAACAATATTATGTTTCGGCATGGTCTAATATACTCTCTATTTGTATCGAAGAGCTGAAACACGGAGCCTTAATTTGGAAGCAGTCAGTACAAAAGAACATACAAAGTCAAATATTATCAGAACCTCAAG GGAAGCGGTATATCCTTGCCCTTGGAGAAATTTACAGAGTAGTTGAAGTTCTTGGAGCCTCAGCCAAGCTTTACAAGCCAtggatatttttatattctggTGATACCAATCGCTTGGTTGGTCTTCTAAGTGAGTGTTATAGTATATGGTCAAGTTCAGGACTTGAAGATGCTCTCGAGAGTATTTCTGATCACATTGATTTTGAGTATGATGGAACTATAAAGGCGCTACTGGAATCTGTCAACTATATTCATAATATCGATGCACTTGCTCTTCAAAACCTTGTTTTCTCTGGACAACCAATGTGTCGATTGTCAGCCTTAACTGCAGGAACTGTGCCAG GCTTGAGACTAGTGGTTTGGAATGGGGAGCACTACTTTCTCACGCTTGCAAACTTGTGGGCAAATCTAATAAGTTGTGATTCTCCTAAGTTGCCACGAATTAGTGGTAGCTGA